From Cecembia calidifontis, one genomic window encodes:
- a CDS encoding acyl-CoA carboxylase subunit beta has translation MDSNIKGVYTLPTNKDKFELLKKKNEEALQGGGESRIAAQHKKGKLTARERIHLLMDEGTFQEIDKFVMHRAKDFGLDKEHYLGDGVVTGYGEINGRLVYVYSQDFTVFGGSLSETHAEKICKIMDMAMKNGAPVIGLNDSGGARIQEGVVSLGGYADIFYRNTLASGVVPQISAIMGPCAGGAVYSPAITDFILMVENTSYMFVTGPNVVKTVTQETVTAEELGGASTHSTKSGVTHFACANELECIDHIKKLLSYIPQNCEDEAPVYEYELKEDETREVLDSIIPDNPNHPYDMREVIDGIVDEGSFFEVHKNYADNIVVGFARLAGRSIGIVGNQPQSLAGVLDNHASIKAARFVRFCDSFNVPLLVLVDVPGFLPGTDQEWNGIIVNGAKLLYAFSEATVPRVTVITRKAYGGAYDVMNSKHIGADLNFAWPTAEIAVMGAKGAAEIIFKREIAEAENPEAKLQEKIDEYTAKFANPYRAAHRGFVDEVIMPSETREKLIRAYKMLENKVDKLPRKKHGNIPL, from the coding sequence ATGGATAGCAATATTAAAGGTGTGTACACCCTGCCGACCAATAAGGATAAGTTTGAACTTCTAAAGAAAAAAAATGAAGAGGCACTACAAGGGGGAGGGGAAAGCAGAATTGCCGCCCAGCACAAAAAAGGCAAACTTACTGCCAGGGAACGTATCCACCTTTTAATGGATGAAGGGACTTTTCAGGAGATAGATAAATTTGTTATGCACCGGGCCAAGGATTTTGGACTCGATAAAGAACACTACTTGGGAGATGGTGTCGTGACAGGCTATGGTGAAATCAATGGGCGTTTGGTATACGTTTATTCTCAGGACTTTACAGTGTTTGGAGGGTCACTTTCAGAAACCCATGCCGAAAAAATCTGTAAAATCATGGACATGGCCATGAAAAATGGGGCTCCTGTGATAGGATTGAACGATTCCGGAGGTGCCCGTATTCAGGAAGGGGTAGTTTCCTTGGGTGGCTATGCGGATATTTTCTACAGGAATACCTTGGCATCCGGTGTGGTACCTCAGATTTCTGCCATCATGGGGCCATGCGCCGGTGGTGCAGTGTATTCACCTGCCATCACGGACTTTATTTTGATGGTAGAAAATACCTCTTATATGTTTGTGACTGGCCCAAATGTAGTGAAAACTGTAACCCAGGAAACCGTCACGGCAGAGGAATTGGGAGGAGCCAGCACCCACAGTACCAAAAGTGGGGTCACCCATTTTGCCTGTGCCAATGAATTGGAATGCATCGACCATATCAAAAAACTACTGAGCTATATCCCTCAAAACTGCGAAGACGAGGCGCCTGTATATGAGTATGAGCTGAAGGAAGATGAGACCAGGGAAGTGCTCGACAGCATTATTCCTGACAATCCCAACCATCCTTACGATATGCGTGAGGTGATTGATGGAATAGTGGACGAAGGTTCTTTCTTTGAAGTGCATAAAAATTACGCGGACAACATTGTGGTGGGATTCGCCAGATTGGCTGGCAGGAGCATAGGCATTGTAGGCAACCAGCCCCAGTCCCTTGCTGGAGTACTCGACAACCATGCCTCTATCAAAGCAGCCAGATTCGTGCGATTCTGTGATTCTTTCAATGTGCCTTTGTTGGTTTTGGTAGATGTGCCTGGTTTCTTGCCCGGGACAGACCAGGAATGGAACGGCATTATTGTCAACGGCGCAAAACTGCTCTATGCCTTTTCTGAAGCTACCGTGCCAAGGGTAACGGTGATTACGAGAAAGGCTTATGGTGGTGCTTACGATGTAATGAACTCCAAGCATATCGGTGCAGACCTGAATTTTGCTTGGCCAACGGCAGAAATTGCCGTGATGGGAGCAAAAGGAGCTGCTGAAATTATTTTCAAAAGAGAGATTGCCGAAGCTGAAAATCCCGAAGCCAAACTCCAGGAGAAAATTGATGAGTACACTGCCAAGTTTGCCAATCCTTACCGTGCTGCCCACAGGGGGTTTGTAGATGAGGTCATCATGCCTTCCGAAACCAGGGAGAAACTCATCCGTGCTTACAAAATGTTGGAAAACAAGGTGGACAAACTTCCAAGAAAGAAACACGGGAATATACCCTTGTAA
- a CDS encoding M42 family metallopeptidase, with amino-acid sequence MAPNIDFLYKYLNNASPTGFEASGQQIWLDYLRPFVDTYFTDHYGSAVGVINPEHPYKVVIEAHADEISWFVNYINSDGYIYVRRNGGSDHMIAPSMRVNIHTDKGIVPGVFGWPAIHVRKDGKEEAPTLDNIFIDVGARTKEEVDEMGIHVGCVITFKDELQELNGKFYSGRALDNRIGGYMIAQVAKKIKESGSKLPFGLYIVNAVQEEIGLRGAEMIASRIKPNIAIITDVCHDTTAPLYSKISSGEQVAGKGPVLTYGAAVHKKLLDLIILTAKKNDIPFQRAAASRSTGTDTDAFAYSNEGVPSALISLPLKYMHTTVETASKEDINNVIELMYKFLTEFDPGFDFRYVV; translated from the coding sequence ATGGCTCCAAATATAGACTTCTTATACAAGTACCTTAACAATGCCTCTCCCACAGGCTTTGAGGCATCAGGACAACAGATATGGCTGGATTATCTCAGACCTTTTGTTGATACCTATTTTACAGATCATTATGGTTCGGCTGTAGGAGTGATCAACCCTGAACACCCCTATAAAGTGGTCATCGAGGCCCATGCGGATGAGATTTCCTGGTTTGTAAATTATATCAATTCCGATGGCTATATTTATGTAAGGAGAAACGGAGGTTCGGACCATATGATAGCCCCTTCTATGCGAGTGAATATCCATACAGATAAGGGTATAGTGCCAGGGGTATTCGGTTGGCCGGCCATTCATGTCAGAAAAGATGGAAAAGAAGAAGCACCGACTTTGGACAATATTTTTATAGATGTGGGGGCCAGGACAAAGGAGGAAGTAGATGAAATGGGCATTCATGTCGGATGTGTCATCACTTTCAAAGACGAGCTACAGGAGCTGAACGGGAAGTTCTATTCTGGCAGAGCCTTGGATAACAGAATTGGAGGCTATATGATTGCCCAAGTGGCCAAAAAAATAAAAGAATCAGGAAGTAAACTCCCCTTTGGACTGTATATAGTCAATGCGGTGCAAGAAGAGATTGGTCTACGAGGTGCAGAAATGATTGCATCGAGAATAAAACCCAATATTGCCATCATTACGGATGTCTGTCATGACACTACAGCGCCCTTGTACAGCAAAATCAGTTCCGGGGAACAAGTAGCTGGAAAAGGCCCCGTTTTAACATATGGCGCTGCAGTACATAAAAAACTGTTGGACCTGATCATTTTAACGGCAAAGAAAAACGATATCCCATTTCAGAGAGCAGCCGCTTCAAGAAGCACAGGAACAGACACAGACGCTTTTGCCTATTCCAATGAAGGGGTGCCTTCGGCCTTAATTTCTTTGCCATTGAAATACATGCACACTACAGTAGAAACCGCCAGCAAGGAAGATATCAACAATGTGATTGAACTCATGTACAAGTTCCTAACAGAGTTTGATCCGGGTTTTGATTTTAGATATGTGGTTTAG
- a CDS encoding ABC transporter substrate-binding protein: MPFYTDQMNRTVNIPEHPQRIVSLVPSQTELLVDLGLEERLVGLTKFCVHPQRLKKQKTIIGGTKNFHFDKIEALQPDLIIGNKEENYQKGIELLAEKYPVWMSDISTLEDALEMMKGIGEITGTTAKAKELIHVISLEMASLSQRNKGSAVYLIWKDPVMAAGTQTFIHYMLGKAGFTNLVQEPRYPELSMEDLKNLSPDFLLLSSEPFPFKQKHIDEFAAHLPQTQVQLVDGEMFSWYGSRLRYFREYVEGVPF; the protein is encoded by the coding sequence ATGCCCTTCTACACCGACCAAATGAACCGAACGGTCAACATCCCTGAGCATCCTCAGCGGATTGTTTCGCTCGTGCCTTCGCAGACGGAGTTGTTGGTGGATTTGGGTTTGGAGGAGAGGCTGGTCGGGCTGACGAAGTTTTGCGTGCATCCCCAAAGGCTTAAAAAACAAAAGACCATCATCGGAGGAACTAAGAATTTTCATTTCGATAAGATTGAAGCCCTACAACCCGATCTGATTATTGGTAACAAAGAGGAAAATTATCAGAAGGGAATAGAACTATTGGCAGAGAAATACCCTGTCTGGATGAGCGACATATCTACTTTGGAGGATGCTTTGGAGATGATGAAGGGAATAGGGGAGATCACCGGAACTACTGCCAAGGCAAAGGAATTGATTCATGTAATCAGCCTTGAAATGGCCTCCCTTTCTCAACGAAACAAGGGTTCAGCTGTGTATCTGATTTGGAAGGATCCGGTGATGGCTGCTGGAACACAAACATTTATCCATTATATGTTGGGTAAAGCAGGATTTACCAACTTGGTACAGGAGCCTCGTTACCCTGAGCTTTCCATGGAGGATTTAAAAAACCTTTCCCCTGACTTTTTACTGCTCAGTTCCGAACCCTTTCCCTTCAAACAAAAACATATCGATGAATTTGCCGCTCATTTACCGCAAACGCAGGTACAATTGGTGGATGGGGAAATGTTTTCCTGGTATGGGAGCAGGTTGAGGTATTTCAGGGAATATGTGGAAGGAGTTCCGTTTTAG
- a CDS encoding protein kinase domain-containing protein, translated as MKKIVKKLIPIDQWDAIDKNIIGIVSKLDHPNINPVISIHLNPEVGNPYLQSPWCNLGSLNDFIEKHKISLQLLNKLIFQTLSGLAYLHSLNLVHSDLKLSNILMHKENESIDFKIGDLLTLKKESSGIELNGGFYTPEILAPEVYLSQKVTSKMDIWALGVMLYILFTKQYPFGDRRTSSIAEVKNNIVTGNIKGPAFDTFPEPFGQFIEMCLAHDPYLRPSPSEILKMIE; from the coding sequence ATGAAAAAAATTGTAAAAAAACTCATTCCCATTGACCAATGGGATGCTATAGACAAGAATATTATTGGTATTGTATCAAAATTAGACCACCCAAATATCAACCCGGTAATCTCCATCCACCTTAATCCAGAAGTTGGAAACCCTTACCTGCAATCTCCTTGGTGCAACCTGGGGTCTCTCAATGACTTCATAGAAAAGCACAAAATATCCCTTCAACTTCTGAACAAACTCATTTTTCAAACCCTATCAGGCCTGGCTTACCTGCATTCATTAAACCTCGTGCACTCCGACTTAAAGCTCTCCAATATCCTCATGCACAAAGAAAATGAAAGCATTGACTTTAAAATCGGAGATTTATTGACCTTAAAAAAGGAATCTTCGGGAATCGAATTGAACGGGGGATTTTATACACCCGAAATCCTCGCCCCTGAAGTTTATCTTTCCCAAAAAGTGACTTCAAAAATGGATATATGGGCACTTGGTGTCATGCTTTATATCCTATTCACCAAACAGTACCCGTTTGGTGACCGGAGAACCTCAAGCATAGCCGAGGTCAAAAACAATATTGTAACCGGAAATATTAAAGGGCCTGCATTTGATACATTTCCTGAACCATTTGGACAATTTATTGAAATGTGCTTAGCTCATGATCCTTATTTGAGACCATCCCCTTCCGAAATCCTAAAAATGATTGAATAA
- a CDS encoding IS30 family transposase → MNKFKHLSQEQRYQIEALFRNGTSQTKIAAIIGVNKSTVSRELQRNTGKRGRYSGEYKAAVAQNRTDERHRLKRKRIKFTESLKEEARKFLVVDKLSPELISVTWKKQGKEGVCHETLYNWIFTAKKSSHWRYRRDRELYKNLRHGKRKRKRGNYRHTRGIIRERVPIDQRPPVVEKRQRIGDIEVDLMMGKNHKSALLVLVDRATLVTTIEKLDGKNADIIEQKIAKRIQRIGASFFKSITFDNDMAFANHYKIRDKFNIPTFFTRPYTSQDKGTVENRIGLIRAFLPKGTDLNQISREQIQNIETKINNRPIRKFNYLSPIECLMKKLGVAFMT, encoded by the coding sequence ATGAATAAATTTAAACATCTCAGCCAGGAACAAAGGTACCAAATAGAGGCTTTATTTAGAAACGGAACTTCCCAGACCAAAATCGCTGCGATTATCGGTGTCAACAAAAGTACTGTATCCAGAGAACTTCAAAGAAATACCGGCAAGAGGGGCCGTTATAGCGGTGAATATAAGGCTGCAGTTGCCCAGAACCGTACAGACGAAAGACATAGACTCAAGAGAAAGCGAATCAAATTTACCGAGTCCCTTAAAGAAGAGGCCCGCAAATTCCTTGTTGTTGACAAATTGAGCCCAGAGCTAATATCGGTCACCTGGAAGAAACAAGGTAAAGAAGGGGTTTGTCATGAGACACTCTACAACTGGATATTTACTGCCAAAAAAAGTAGCCATTGGAGATACCGAAGGGACAGGGAGCTTTACAAGAATCTCCGGCATGGTAAAAGAAAGCGTAAGAGAGGTAATTACAGGCATACCAGAGGAATTATCAGGGAGAGAGTTCCAATTGACCAAAGGCCTCCTGTAGTTGAAAAAAGACAAAGGATAGGAGATATTGAAGTAGACCTTATGATGGGGAAAAACCACAAATCAGCTCTTTTGGTACTGGTGGACAGGGCAACCTTGGTTACTACCATAGAGAAACTTGATGGTAAAAATGCAGATATCATTGAACAGAAAATAGCAAAGAGAATACAGAGAATTGGTGCTTCGTTCTTCAAATCAATCACTTTCGATAATGATATGGCATTCGCAAACCATTATAAAATCAGAGATAAATTCAATATCCCAACATTCTTTACAAGACCATACACTTCACAGGATAAAGGAACAGTGGAAAACAGAATCGGACTTATCAGGGCTTTCCTGCCAAAGGGTACTGACCTCAATCAAATCTCTCGGGAACAGATCCAAAATATAGAAACCAAAATCAATAACAGGCCAATAAGAAAGTTTAATTATCTTAGTCCTATCGAATGTCTAATGAAAAAATTAGGCGTTGCATTTATGACTTGA
- a CDS encoding DUF4221 family protein: MNLNCSGEANNKDNRQFVASGEYRIDLDQFTSPVEEYFQFVPSWRGNDAIAFHIRKKGEIKLYDLKSGKLTESLKYADDGPNAFQNIYDFHIHDEDHIFLNRKYHYKTHLVNKDFELKKTYGFLEPGTKLDPSSGIPLASDTFLPIFDHNKIIKKNKNGFIVSGFADVNRSSPKAFAVNCLLVEVNEKTGEIKRLLGYPLKMKGKAWGTFHGNLYTFHSELTDMFYLSFAADEELYLAENGLNILNSFEAKPTGFKPIKPIPPSAANSDKAYLNHYNEQYIFGSVLYDEYRDLVYRIALEPNPDYGDVFVKDPLYRPRNMVVMAFDPDQDYKKVAEMRLVQSGKGVYLDRCFVNEKGLNITYVDLENEDKLYFKTFLVE; this comes from the coding sequence TTGAATCTAAATTGTAGTGGAGAAGCTAACAATAAAGATAATCGACAGTTTGTTGCATCAGGGGAATATAGGATTGATTTAGATCAGTTTACATCACCTGTAGAAGAGTATTTCCAATTTGTACCTAGTTGGAGAGGCAATGATGCGATAGCTTTTCACATCCGAAAAAAAGGAGAAATAAAGTTGTATGATTTAAAATCTGGTAAATTAACAGAGTCTTTGAAATATGCTGATGATGGACCAAATGCCTTCCAAAACATATATGATTTTCATATCCATGATGAAGACCATATATTTTTGAACAGGAAATATCATTATAAGACCCATTTGGTAAATAAGGACTTTGAACTCAAAAAAACATACGGATTTTTGGAGCCGGGTACCAAGCTTGATCCCAGTTCCGGAATTCCTTTGGCTTCAGATACTTTTTTGCCCATTTTTGATCATAATAAGATTATAAAAAAAAATAAAAATGGTTTTATAGTCTCTGGTTTTGCTGATGTGAATAGATCTTCCCCCAAAGCCTTTGCTGTAAATTGTTTGTTGGTCGAGGTAAATGAAAAAACCGGTGAGATCAAAAGGCTATTAGGATACCCACTAAAAATGAAAGGTAAAGCATGGGGGACATTTCATGGGAACCTTTATACTTTTCATTCCGAATTGACTGATATGTTTTATCTAAGTTTTGCAGCTGATGAAGAATTGTATTTAGCTGAAAATGGTTTAAATATCTTAAATAGCTTTGAGGCTAAGCCTACGGGGTTTAAACCCATAAAGCCAATACCACCTTCCGCTGCAAATTCTGATAAGGCTTACCTAAATCATTACAATGAACAATATATTTTTGGTTCAGTACTTTATGATGAGTACCGTGATTTGGTTTACCGTATAGCTTTGGAGCCCAACCCTGACTATGGGGATGTTTTCGTGAAAGACCCATTGTACAGGCCGAGAAATATGGTAGTGATGGCCTTTGACCCTGATCAGGATTATAAAAAAGTGGCTGAAATGCGCTTGGTTCAAAGCGGGAAAGGAGTTTACCTGGACCGGTGTTTTGTGAATGAAAAGGGACTAAATATTACCTATGTGGATCTGGAAAACGAGGACAAGCTGTATTTTAAGACTTTTTTAGTGGAATGA